A single window of Paenibacillus sp. FSL H8-0537 DNA harbors:
- a CDS encoding thioredoxin family protein — translation MSKSVAEKLNKGISPQQFIDGMDKNKEAFQDWYNQFAWTDESDREYFESLNNRDDLRVLILMAEWCGDVIRNIPVVFRALENSGVPTEVLIMEEHLDTMEQFLTMGGRAVPIVIIADTGGHVLGQWGPRPKHVQEAMTAFKLENPDREAADYQEKLGLVRQEMGRRYGEGTGYHSVIVKELRDLLESF, via the coding sequence ATGAGCAAAAGCGTAGCAGAAAAATTGAACAAAGGCATCAGCCCGCAGCAATTCATCGACGGCATGGACAAAAATAAAGAGGCTTTTCAAGACTGGTACAACCAGTTTGCTTGGACGGATGAAAGCGATCGTGAATATTTCGAATCACTAAATAACCGTGACGATTTGCGCGTCTTGATTTTGATGGCGGAATGGTGCGGAGATGTCATTCGCAATATTCCAGTTGTATTCCGTGCGCTTGAAAATAGCGGCGTTCCAACAGAGGTGCTCATTATGGAGGAGCATCTCGATACGATGGAGCAGTTTTTGACGATGGGCGGCCGTGCCGTGCCGATTGTGATTATTGCAGATACGGGCGGCCATGTGCTTGGACAATGGGGACCGCGTCCTAAGCATGTTCAAGAAGCGATGACAGCGTTCAAGCTGGAAAATCCAGACCGTGAAGCAGCGGATTATCAAGAGAAGCTTGGACTTGTCCGCCAGGAAATGGGCCGCCGTTATGGCGAAGGCACAGGCTATCATTCGGTTATTGTGAAGGAACTGCGCGACCTGCTGGAGTCGTTCTAA
- a CDS encoding MBL fold metallo-hydrolase, whose translation MSEMRVESFALGPLQTNCYLLTVKDEETGKERGLIIDPGMNPKGLLKRIADTHIEAILLTHAHFDHMGGVDEVRKAAGCPVYIHDLEADWLTDAGKNGSLRWQEVTPPLTTDPAEYALDEGMTLELLGEKFRVMHTPGHSPGSVSFLRGSDLFSGDVLFRLSVGRTDLPGSRERDLYDSIQGKLYKLPDEVKVYPGHGPRTSIGFEKANNPFTR comes from the coding sequence ATGAGTGAAATGCGAGTTGAGTCATTTGCGCTGGGGCCTCTCCAGACGAACTGCTACCTGCTCACGGTAAAGGATGAGGAAACAGGCAAGGAACGTGGCCTCATCATTGACCCGGGCATGAACCCTAAGGGTCTGCTGAAGCGGATTGCGGATACGCATATTGAGGCGATTTTGCTTACCCATGCCCATTTCGATCATATGGGCGGTGTGGACGAGGTTCGCAAAGCGGCAGGCTGCCCGGTTTATATCCACGATCTGGAGGCCGACTGGCTGACGGATGCTGGGAAAAATGGTTCTTTGCGCTGGCAGGAGGTAACGCCGCCGCTGACGACCGATCCAGCGGAATATGCGCTGGATGAAGGGATGACGCTGGAGCTGCTGGGCGAGAAATTCCGCGTCATGCATACGCCAGGACATTCGCCAGGCAGCGTAAGCTTCCTGCGCGGCAGCGATCTTTTTTCCGGCGACGTGCTGTTCAGGCTCTCCGTAGGACGTACCGACCTGCCGGGCAGTCGCGAGCGGGATTTATACGATTCCATTCAGGGCAAGCTTTACAAGCTGCCTGATGAGGTCAAAGTTTATCCGGGACATGGTCCGCGAACGTCGATTGGCTTTGAGAAGGCGAATAACCCGTTTACGCGCTAA
- a CDS encoding Tex family protein: MERTGEQIAAENERIIKGVAAQLAISVTKVKAAVALLDEGNTIPFISRYRKEMTGELDETELRAIEEKLQYLRNLEERKREVIRLIDEQGKLTEELSFAINAAVKLQEIEDLYRPYRQKRKTRASVAKERGLEPLAQWLWSQPRQGEPLAEAAKYIDEAKGVPGAQEALQGAMDILAENIADDASIRSWVRKHTFDHSLIRTEARDAKAESVYEMYYSYNEPLRKLPPHRVLAINRGEREDVLKVAFELSTERIHEHVGRKILRNHTAESVRRVLVSVIEDSYKRLLAPSIEREVRGELTDKAEEHAISIFSENLRNLLLQPPVRGNVVLGVDPAFRTGCKLAVIDDTGKLLEVAVSYPTAPHHKVVEAERLINGLIDKYKVELIVIGNGTASRETEQFIANLIKARQAAPGLELKYIIVSEAGASVYSASKLAAEEFPSLDVAERSAVSIARRLQDPLAELVKIEPKAIGVGQYQHDVSQKRLDESLGAVVESAVNHVGVDVNTASASLLSYVAGINATTARNIVKYREENGRFVKRAQLQKVPRLGAKAYEQCIGFLRIPEAANPLDATPIHTESYAVVDKLFAHLGVKLNQIGTEELKQKLTELDVAAVASELGVGVPTLRDIVGSLLRPGRDPREELPAPIFHTEVLNLEDLTAGMELQGTVRNVIDFGAFIDIGLKNDGLVHISQLSDKFVKHPMDVVSVGDTVTVWVLTVDVKKGRVGLTMRKPG; the protein is encoded by the coding sequence GTGGAACGGACAGGAGAGCAAATAGCTGCGGAAAATGAACGGATTATTAAAGGCGTAGCCGCCCAGCTAGCTATCTCGGTTACGAAAGTTAAAGCGGCTGTCGCCTTGCTGGATGAAGGCAATACGATACCTTTTATTTCCAGATATCGCAAGGAAATGACGGGCGAGCTGGATGAGACAGAGCTTAGAGCCATTGAGGAAAAACTGCAATATTTGCGGAATTTGGAAGAGCGCAAGCGCGAGGTTATTCGTCTTATCGACGAGCAGGGCAAGCTGACCGAGGAATTGAGCTTTGCGATCAACGCCGCCGTTAAGCTTCAGGAAATTGAAGATTTATACCGGCCGTACCGCCAGAAGCGCAAGACGCGGGCGAGCGTGGCGAAAGAGCGGGGCTTAGAGCCGCTTGCGCAGTGGCTCTGGTCGCAGCCGCGCCAAGGCGAGCCTCTCGCCGAGGCTGCCAAATATATAGATGAGGCCAAGGGTGTTCCCGGCGCTCAGGAAGCGCTGCAAGGGGCCATGGATATTTTGGCTGAAAATATAGCAGATGATGCTTCGATTCGCTCTTGGGTGCGAAAGCATACGTTTGATCATTCGCTTATTCGTACCGAAGCACGAGATGCGAAAGCGGAGTCCGTATACGAAATGTATTACAGCTACAATGAGCCTCTGCGAAAGCTGCCTCCGCATCGCGTGCTGGCGATTAATCGCGGCGAGCGCGAGGATGTGCTGAAGGTGGCGTTCGAGTTGTCCACTGAGCGGATTCATGAGCATGTTGGCCGTAAAATTTTACGGAATCATACGGCCGAATCAGTAAGAAGGGTGCTTGTTTCCGTCATTGAGGATTCGTATAAGCGCTTGTTAGCACCGTCTATTGAGCGCGAGGTACGCGGTGAGCTGACGGATAAAGCGGAGGAGCATGCGATTTCGATTTTTTCGGAAAATCTGCGCAATCTGCTGCTGCAGCCGCCCGTTCGCGGCAATGTCGTGCTTGGCGTCGATCCCGCGTTCCGGACAGGCTGCAAGCTGGCGGTCATCGACGATACAGGCAAGCTGCTGGAAGTAGCCGTATCCTATCCAACTGCACCTCATCATAAAGTAGTGGAAGCAGAGCGACTAATTAATGGCCTGATTGATAAATATAAAGTAGAGCTGATTGTCATTGGCAATGGGACGGCTTCACGGGAAACGGAGCAGTTTATTGCGAACCTGATTAAAGCCCGCCAAGCCGCGCCTGGTCTTGAGCTGAAATATATTATTGTCAGCGAGGCAGGGGCGAGCGTATATTCGGCTTCCAAGCTTGCAGCCGAGGAATTCCCGTCTCTTGACGTTGCTGAGCGCAGCGCCGTGTCCATTGCACGCAGGCTGCAGGACCCGCTGGCTGAGCTCGTCAAGATTGAGCCAAAGGCAATCGGCGTCGGCCAATACCAGCATGACGTCAGCCAGAAGCGCCTGGATGAAAGCTTGGGTGCTGTCGTAGAGTCGGCGGTAAACCATGTAGGCGTAGACGTTAATACGGCTTCAGCGTCGTTGCTTTCCTATGTTGCGGGCATTAATGCTACGACGGCCCGCAACATCGTCAAATACCGCGAGGAGAATGGCCGTTTCGTGAAGCGCGCGCAGCTGCAAAAGGTACCGCGGCTAGGCGCGAAAGCTTACGAGCAGTGTATCGGCTTCCTGCGCATTCCTGAAGCGGCGAATCCGCTGGATGCTACGCCAATTCACACCGAGTCGTATGCGGTCGTGGACAAGCTTTTTGCCCATTTAGGCGTTAAGCTGAACCAGATCGGCACAGAAGAGCTTAAACAGAAGCTGACGGAGCTGGATGTGGCTGCTGTCGCTTCCGAGCTAGGCGTCGGCGTTCCAACGCTGCGCGATATTGTTGGCAGCCTCCTGCGCCCAGGACGCGATCCGCGGGAGGAGCTACCCGCTCCTATTTTTCATACCGAGGTGCTGAATCTGGAGGATTTGACCGCGGGCATGGAGCTGCAGGGCACGGTCCGCAACGTCATCGATTTCGGGGCATTTATCGACATTGGGCTTAAAAATGACGGGCTCGTCCATATTTCCCAATTGAGCGATAAGTTTGTGAAGCACCCGATGGACGTTGTATCTGTAGGGGACACCGTTACCGTCTGGGTACTGACTGTAGATGTGAAAAAAGGGCGCGTTGGCCTTACGATGCGCAAGCCAGGTTAA
- a CDS encoding Rrf2 family transcriptional regulator: MQAEKCSTFPHHKWFGIALQALVVLAHKDQPCTSAEIAKRLQVEPTLLRRVMAELAREGLLETKEGKDGGYKLSRSAGAITLADVYLALQLGEPLCKGLEQTTGEHEFGQEMRQAFGEISEGVKNSALAMLGQGTIEQLTRRVCDLKKGNR; encoded by the coding sequence ATGCAAGCCGAGAAATGCAGCACTTTTCCCCATCATAAATGGTTTGGCATAGCGCTTCAGGCGCTCGTCGTACTTGCTCATAAGGATCAGCCCTGCACAAGCGCTGAAATAGCAAAACGGCTTCAGGTTGAACCGACGTTGCTGCGTCGCGTAATGGCGGAGCTTGCCCGTGAGGGGCTGTTGGAAACGAAGGAAGGCAAGGACGGGGGCTACAAGCTAAGCCGCTCGGCAGGCGCAATTACGCTGGCAGATGTGTATTTGGCGCTTCAACTAGGGGAGCCATTATGCAAAGGCTTGGAGCAGACGACAGGAGAGCATGAATTTGGACAGGAAATGCGCCAAGCCTTTGGCGAAATTTCTGAGGGAGTAAAAAATAGCGCGCTCGCTATGCTGGGTCAAGGGACAATTGAACAGCTGACGAGACGGGTATGCGATCTTAAAAAAGGGAATAGATAA
- a CDS encoding nitroreductase family protein, whose protein sequence is MTVQTQQSQAFYQVLSDRRSVRHYDNTAKMTEAEIIEILEIAAKAPSSSNMQPWRFLVVTDEAIKQQLLPISNNQQQVVDAAAVIVVLGDQEMYKNAETIYGSMAEAGLMTKEMSESFAANSQKLYTSIPKERLHEVTVFDAGLVSMQIMQVAKAKGYDTVPMGGYDRDKVRALLNIPERYALNILLPIGKASQTGHPSTRLPINDITFFNKM, encoded by the coding sequence ATGACTGTACAAACACAACAAAGCCAAGCTTTTTATCAAGTATTAAGCGATCGCCGCTCGGTGCGCCATTATGACAATACCGCAAAAATGACAGAAGCGGAAATTATAGAAATTTTGGAAATTGCCGCAAAAGCACCATCATCGTCGAACATGCAGCCTTGGCGTTTTCTGGTTGTAACAGACGAGGCTATTAAGCAGCAATTGCTGCCAATCTCGAACAACCAGCAGCAGGTTGTGGACGCAGCAGCTGTTATCGTCGTTTTAGGCGACCAGGAAATGTATAAGAATGCTGAGACCATTTACGGATCAATGGCAGAAGCTGGACTTATGACTAAAGAGATGAGCGAATCATTCGCTGCAAACTCACAGAAGCTTTACACTTCCATTCCGAAAGAGCGTCTGCATGAAGTGACTGTATTTGATGCAGGCCTCGTATCGATGCAAATTATGCAAGTGGCCAAAGCAAAAGGATACGATACCGTACCTATGGGCGGCTACGATCGCGATAAAGTAAGAGCGCTGCTGAACATTCCAGAGCGTTATGCCTTGAACATTTTGCTGCCAATCGGCAAAGCTTCCCAAACCGGCCATCCGAGCACGCGTCTGCCGATCAACGATATTACGTTTTTTAACAAAATGTAA
- the cmpA gene encoding cortex morphogenetic protein CmpA, which produces MPQWLCNQMMRAFHKKDRRQIKLLNECWYFYRSKQSTKDTDNNNELTIRH; this is translated from the coding sequence ATGCCGCAGTGGCTGTGCAATCAAATGATGCGTGCGTTTCATAAGAAAGATCGCAGGCAAATTAAGCTGCTTAATGAATGCTGGTATTTTTATCGCAGCAAGCAAAGCACCAAGGATACGGATAACAACAACGAACTTACGATTCGCCATTGA
- a CDS encoding MFS transporter: MGQNWRIFILAVVCFLVGTSEYMIAGILDKVAADIGVTLPQAGQLMTVFALAYAIGTPILMGVTARLDRRDLLLYSLGLIIVSNALIVILPGYGLMLLARVIMALGTGVFVVTSLTLAAKLAPPNKQGSAIAIVLMGISASLIFGVPIGRVIAASYDWKLIFGGIGLLAIVGLPVLASSIPRLKGDAPVSLTKQLALVKRPRIALALGINFFLIMGYGIAFTYLSPYLLEVVGMSERWVSAALFAYGIASLIGSKAGGFGTDRWGVARTLTGGTILNMVLLILLSAAVGTSTFLVFTLLVLWSFFSWSSAPTQQYYLLTLSPEASGVMLGLNTSVLQLAIAVGAGIGGLVIDYMSLQAITWIAAASIAVAAVATAAMFGRISYQSRQASQGAEVSSASAAE, translated from the coding sequence ATGGGACAAAACTGGAGAATTTTTATACTTGCCGTAGTCTGCTTTCTGGTCGGGACATCCGAATACATGATTGCGGGCATTTTAGATAAAGTTGCCGCAGATATCGGTGTGACACTACCCCAGGCTGGACAGTTAATGACCGTCTTCGCGCTAGCCTACGCCATAGGAACCCCCATCCTGATGGGGGTCACGGCCCGGCTTGACCGTAGGGACTTGTTGCTTTACTCGCTTGGTTTAATTATCGTGAGTAATGCACTCATCGTGATTTTACCGGGATACGGATTAATGCTGCTGGCAAGGGTAATTATGGCGCTCGGAACTGGCGTATTTGTCGTGACATCACTTACCTTAGCCGCTAAATTAGCCCCTCCGAACAAGCAGGGGAGTGCAATTGCGATCGTGCTCATGGGTATTAGCGCTTCACTTATTTTTGGCGTACCAATTGGCCGAGTGATTGCCGCCTCTTATGATTGGAAGCTGATTTTCGGCGGCATTGGCCTTCTTGCTATTGTCGGTCTGCCCGTCTTGGCAAGCTCGATTCCGCGGTTGAAAGGCGATGCGCCGGTCTCCTTAACTAAACAACTGGCTTTGGTGAAGAGACCTCGAATCGCGCTAGCCCTTGGAATTAATTTTTTCTTGATCATGGGTTATGGCATCGCATTCACGTACTTGTCGCCTTATCTGCTTGAAGTTGTCGGGATGAGCGAGCGATGGGTAAGCGCAGCCCTTTTCGCATACGGAATCGCCAGTCTAATCGGCTCAAAGGCAGGCGGGTTCGGCACCGATCGCTGGGGTGTAGCCAGAACGTTAACCGGAGGGACGATATTAAATATGGTGTTGCTGATCTTGTTGTCGGCAGCCGTTGGTACGTCAACATTCCTTGTTTTTACACTGCTGGTGCTCTGGTCGTTCTTCTCCTGGTCGTCCGCTCCAACCCAGCAATATTATCTTCTTACATTGTCTCCAGAGGCATCGGGTGTCATGCTTGGCCTCAACACATCCGTGCTGCAGCTAGCTATAGCGGTGGGGGCTGGAATCGGCGGCCTCGTCATCGACTATATGTCGCTGCAAGCGATCACTTGGATCGCAGCTGCCTCTATTGCAGTAGCAGCTGTTGCTACTGCTGCGATGTTTGGCAGAATAAGTTATCAGTCGCGCCAAGCAAGCCAGGGAGCAGAAGTATCATCAGCTTCAGCTGCGGAATAA
- a CDS encoding NAD(P)H oxidoreductase, protein MKVLSIVSHPRKDSLTFKVAERFLQGLAEAGHDYEMLDLHELGFDPVLKGVDEPDLSAAGQSFSPEVEAEIRRMKEYDALALIFPIWWWHLPAMLKGYIDRVWNNGFAYGSNKLHHQHVLWIGLAGVSKEQMKKRNYEEMITHLLNVGIADYCGISNSKVEFLFETLDSNSKHYEMLLNQAYYLGLNYAKDY, encoded by the coding sequence ATGAAAGTATTAAGCATTGTTTCACACCCGAGAAAAGATTCCCTGACCTTTAAGGTTGCCGAGCGTTTCTTACAAGGTCTTGCTGAGGCTGGTCACGATTATGAAATGCTGGATTTACACGAGCTTGGCTTTGATCCTGTTTTAAAAGGAGTAGATGAGCCTGATTTGTCAGCTGCAGGACAGTCCTTTTCCCCTGAGGTAGAAGCGGAAATAAGGCGAATGAAGGAGTATGATGCCTTGGCATTGATTTTTCCAATTTGGTGGTGGCATTTACCAGCCATGCTCAAAGGTTATATTGACCGTGTATGGAACAATGGATTTGCTTACGGCTCGAACAAGCTTCATCATCAGCATGTCTTATGGATTGGTTTGGCTGGCGTTTCCAAAGAACAGATGAAAAAACGCAACTATGAAGAAATGATTACTCATCTGCTGAATGTGGGCATTGCAGATTATTGCGGTATTTCCAATTCCAAGGTTGAATTTTTATTCGAGACTTTGGATTCCAATTCCAAGCATTATGAGATGCTGCTTAACCAGGCTTATTACTTAGGTTTGAATTATGCCAAGGATTATTAA
- a CDS encoding helix-turn-helix domain-containing protein: MTENRENSVQKKYNVGVEAALEVMGGKWKPLVIYHLMTGRKRTSELRRSIPGITQKMLTTQLRGLEKDEIVARKVFKEIPPRVEYELTSYGWGLKPALDLLCYWGEDHLEKIHGDKYKVLEEPIE; the protein is encoded by the coding sequence ATGACTGAAAACAGGGAAAATAGCGTTCAAAAGAAGTATAACGTTGGAGTGGAGGCGGCATTAGAAGTAATGGGGGGGAAATGGAAGCCTTTGGTCATCTATCATTTGATGACAGGACGGAAACGGACGTCAGAGCTTCGAAGGTCAATACCCGGCATTACGCAAAAAATGCTGACCACTCAACTAAGAGGCTTGGAAAAGGACGAGATTGTTGCTCGAAAGGTTTTTAAAGAGATTCCACCTAGAGTGGAGTATGAGCTAACCTCCTATGGCTGGGGATTAAAGCCTGCGCTAGACCTTTTATGCTATTGGGGAGAGGATCACCTGGAAAAGATTCATGGAGACAAATACAAGGTTTTGGAAGAACCCATAGAGTAA
- a CDS encoding SprT family protein — translation MKDEELQQWVERVSLESFGRPFKHLATFNGRLKATGGRYFMKSHNIEISPYQLSTFGLEETEKIIKHELCHYHLHILKRGYRHRDEDFKRLLAQVGGSRFCQSLPERRVEPFRYKLVCKECGMEYMRKRRINPAKYACGKCRGKLFLKTLDLNSDT, via the coding sequence ATGAAAGACGAGGAGCTCCAGCAATGGGTGGAGCGGGTGTCCTTGGAAAGCTTTGGACGGCCATTCAAGCATCTAGCAACATTTAACGGCCGATTGAAGGCGACAGGCGGGCGATATTTTATGAAGTCGCATAATATTGAAATTAGTCCTTATCAGCTTTCAACGTTCGGATTGGAGGAAACAGAAAAAATAATTAAGCACGAGCTGTGCCATTATCATCTGCATATATTGAAACGAGGCTATCGGCACCGCGATGAGGATTTTAAGCGGCTGCTTGCTCAGGTGGGTGGATCGAGGTTCTGCCAATCGCTGCCGGAGCGCCGTGTTGAGCCGTTTCGGTACAAGCTGGTATGCAAGGAATGCGGAATGGAATACATGCGAAAAAGGCGGATAAATCCCGCTAAATATGCGTGTGGAAAATGTCGCGGAAAATTATTTTTAAAAACGCTTGACTTAAATTCAGATACATGA
- a CDS encoding DUF4127 family protein — protein sequence MKKVLYIPLDDRPANLDDIILQGKAAGIQVVVPPVGDIRNRLDSQMTTDGTLVIGTSDPTFGKPEHIRRFILHHASKVDGFIISLDMLVYGGLIGSRRMRATADGTYPAYDAQSTELLDVIREVKQAYPYKPIYVLDTIMRLASTVFVEGLAMPAYTETRTLMQKPRKPETELLAILNGYDIQPDGTNFPDTVYVDKEQYYNAKRHKLTTTYYMLDQLARQGYIDFVAIGVDDAYIDGIQANEIAFVENRINEWLGGTDGQNQERAIILPDADGLGHSLLARMAKKLYCVNGKPRFAIRYFGPDGRAIVNPYEYMDVHQNLLRHIDIVGGEVADGGESDMEIIAITAVDQAGNAVSREAENAANMQPTIVIDFTGGGAANEAVTTKLLDCKYTGSLLGYSGWNTAGNKIGMALGMAQSRYACLTMETHASVLDTAMDAHGSLLFKRFLKDYYYKVVTIAEIRTESRGRSPYTNVTADQNMRLFNSASDYELLTTLLQGRMQTNTVTLAQQKAFGIGSAAPACAIRQICDGRWSLAPYTRVVLKLDNPKFIWDRAFEVTVEPVVSLRRMQAYN from the coding sequence ATGAAAAAGGTATTATACATTCCGCTCGACGACCGTCCAGCGAATTTGGACGATATTATTTTGCAAGGCAAAGCTGCTGGCATTCAAGTGGTTGTGCCGCCTGTAGGAGATATTCGCAACCGGCTCGATTCGCAAATGACGACAGACGGAACACTGGTGATCGGTACATCTGACCCGACATTTGGCAAGCCGGAGCATATTCGCCGTTTTATTTTACACCATGCCTCCAAGGTGGACGGTTTTATTATCTCTCTGGATATGCTCGTGTATGGCGGACTTATTGGGAGCAGGCGCATGCGCGCTACTGCTGACGGAACGTATCCAGCCTACGATGCCCAGTCGACTGAGCTGCTGGATGTCATTCGCGAGGTAAAGCAGGCTTATCCGTATAAGCCAATCTATGTGCTCGACACGATCATGAGGCTGGCATCTACCGTCTTCGTAGAAGGGTTGGCGATGCCGGCTTACACGGAGACGCGTACGCTCATGCAGAAGCCGCGCAAGCCGGAGACGGAACTGCTGGCTATTTTGAATGGCTACGATATTCAGCCGGATGGTACGAACTTCCCTGATACCGTTTATGTGGATAAGGAGCAGTATTATAATGCGAAGCGCCATAAATTGACGACGACGTATTACATGCTGGATCAGCTCGCACGGCAGGGCTATATTGATTTTGTCGCCATTGGCGTTGACGATGCCTATATTGACGGGATTCAGGCGAATGAGATCGCTTTTGTGGAAAACCGGATTAATGAGTGGCTAGGCGGCACGGATGGACAAAATCAGGAGCGGGCTATTATTTTGCCAGATGCCGATGGTTTAGGACATTCCTTGCTGGCGCGAATGGCGAAGAAGCTCTATTGCGTGAACGGCAAGCCGCGCTTTGCGATTCGATATTTTGGCCCGGATGGCCGGGCGATTGTTAATCCTTATGAGTATATGGATGTTCATCAAAACCTGCTGCGCCATATCGATATTGTGGGCGGGGAAGTGGCGGACGGTGGCGAGAGTGATATGGAAATTATCGCGATTACGGCGGTTGACCAAGCGGGAAATGCGGTGAGTCGTGAAGCTGAAAACGCGGCGAATATGCAGCCGACAATTGTCATTGATTTTACCGGCGGCGGGGCGGCGAATGAGGCCGTTACGACTAAGCTGCTGGATTGTAAGTACACAGGCAGCCTGCTTGGCTATAGCGGCTGGAATACGGCCGGCAACAAAATCGGCATGGCACTTGGCATGGCACAGTCGCGTTATGCCTGCTTGACGATGGAGACGCATGCGTCTGTACTCGATACGGCTATGGATGCACACGGCTCGCTGCTGTTCAAGCGTTTTCTGAAAGACTATTATTATAAGGTTGTTACAATCGCTGAAATACGCACAGAGTCTCGCGGACGCTCTCCATATACGAATGTGACCGCGGATCAAAACATGCGGCTGTTTAATTCCGCTAGCGATTACGAGCTGTTGACCACGCTTTTGCAGGGCCGGATGCAGACGAATACGGTTACGCTTGCTCAGCAAAAGGCTTTCGGTATTGGCTCGGCAGCTCCGGCCTGTGCGATCCGTCAAATTTGTGATGGAAGATGGTCGCTTGCACCGTATACTCGTGTTGTTTTAAAGCTGGATAATCCAAAATTCATTTGGGACCGCGCTTTTGAAGTTACGGTGGAGCCAGTTGTGTCCTTGCGAAGAATGCAGGCTTATAACTAA
- a CDS encoding S-layer homology domain-containing protein, which yields MRIKHKFVMLSVTALLAMSFASQSFAASTPFNDVNQSSVKDKIASLQERGVVKGVSADEFKPDAAITAAQGIQLIVNALNLNIDNIRFFKAPLATDYFAKANNDAWYADALIIAAHNGLELPADLDPAKSWTKEEFIQYLMKAAEVTNNLPLINIKPLEFADEADLDVQYQGAVQRALVLKIAELDADGKLHPKEEISRADAAVLTYNVLEYIAAHPAPTPAPVEPETGSAE from the coding sequence ATGAGAATCAAACATAAATTTGTCATGTTATCCGTTACTGCTCTGTTAGCGATGTCTTTTGCCAGCCAAAGCTTCGCGGCTTCTACTCCTTTCAATGATGTTAATCAGTCTTCTGTTAAAGATAAAATTGCTTCACTACAGGAGAGGGGAGTTGTTAAAGGCGTAAGTGCTGACGAGTTTAAACCAGATGCTGCCATTACAGCCGCCCAAGGCATTCAATTGATTGTGAATGCACTGAATTTGAACATCGATAACATCAGATTTTTCAAAGCACCACTAGCGACGGACTACTTTGCCAAAGCCAACAATGACGCCTGGTATGCAGACGCCCTCATCATCGCGGCGCATAATGGACTTGAGCTGCCAGCCGATCTTGACCCCGCTAAGTCATGGACCAAAGAGGAGTTTATCCAATATTTGATGAAAGCTGCCGAGGTTACAAACAACCTGCCGCTCATCAATATTAAGCCGCTCGAATTCGCCGATGAAGCCGATCTGGACGTACAGTATCAAGGGGCCGTTCAACGTGCGCTTGTGCTAAAAATTGCGGAGCTGGATGCGGACGGCAAGCTTCATCCGAAAGAGGAGATTTCCCGCGCCGATGCCGCAGTTCTAACCTATAATGTGCTGGAGTATATCGCTGCGCACCCAGCTCCGACTCCTGCCCCTGTAGAGCCGGAAACAGGGTCCGCCGAGTAG
- a CDS encoding response regulator, whose protein sequence is MMDILLVDDEPLALENVYELVPWEQHGFRVVAKTTSSLKALELFLKHRPKIVITDISMPHMDGLSLGRKIQEAEPGTRLLFLTAYRDFDYVRQALEMKAANYVLKHEISQNRLLGELLRIKEELRSERTRLSRSKRSVISDVVLGKEQLNDIDAIEELHPFLEELSGSLVMLYMKTPPVYTLGGETLPERPPLDDDQLKAIENLYADQHMELQWLSAFAADEEGLVFILKLPVHQSYFYGWNEVQIVLAPEGTTTTRRRSICVFAPASSR, encoded by the coding sequence ATGATGGATATATTACTCGTGGATGATGAGCCGTTGGCTTTGGAAAATGTATATGAATTGGTGCCATGGGAGCAGCATGGCTTTCGTGTTGTGGCGAAGACGACAAGCAGCTTGAAAGCGCTTGAACTATTTTTGAAGCACCGTCCGAAAATTGTGATTACCGATATTTCGATGCCCCATATGGATGGACTGTCATTAGGACGGAAAATACAGGAGGCTGAGCCGGGGACTCGGCTGCTTTTTCTGACAGCGTATCGTGATTTTGATTATGTGCGGCAGGCGCTGGAGATGAAAGCAGCCAATTATGTGCTGAAGCATGAAATAAGCCAGAACCGTCTGCTCGGCGAGCTGCTGCGCATTAAAGAGGAGCTGCGCTCAGAGCGCACGCGGCTAAGTCGATCGAAGCGCAGTGTCATTTCGGATGTTGTGCTGGGCAAAGAGCAGCTGAACGATATCGATGCAATCGAGGAGCTGCATCCTTTTCTGGAGGAGCTGAGCGGTTCCCTTGTCATGCTGTATATGAAAACTCCCCCTGTTTACACGCTAGGAGGAGAGACGCTGCCTGAACGGCCGCCGCTTGATGATGATCAGCTAAAAGCTATAGAAAATCTGTATGCGGATCAGCATATGGAGCTGCAGTGGCTGTCTGCTTTTGCGGCCGATGAGGAAGGGCTAGTATTTATCCTTAAGCTTCCTGTCCATCAAAGCTATTTTTATGGCTGGAATGAGGTGCAGATCGTTTTGGCTCCAGAAGGCACTACAACTACACGGCGCCGATCTATTTGCGTCTTTGCGCCGGCATCGTCACGATGA